AGGCGAGCAGGCGACCCGCCTGGCGGCGGAAAAAGGCCTGGTCAACCAGGTCGGCTACCACTACCGCTTCGTCGGCGCCTTCCAGGAGGTCAAGCGCCTGCTGGACGTGGGTGTGATCGGTGAAGTGACGCATATGCTGGCCGAGGCCTATGGCCCGGTAGTGCTGAAGCCGAAAGGCTCCACCTGGCGTACCCAGCGTTCGGAAGGCGGCGGCTGCCTGTATGACTATGCGGCCCATCCGCTGAACCTGCTGAACTGGTATTTCGGCGCGCCGCGCGGCGTGGGCGGCTCCGTACTCAACAAGATTTTCTCCGCTGACACGGACGATGAAGTGTTTTCCACCCTGTATTACGCCGATGGCAAGAGCGCCCAGCTGTCCGTCAACTGGAGCGACGAATCCTACCGCAAGATGTCGACGAAGATCAGCGTGTGGGGCAAGAATGGCCGCATCACCGCCGACCGCCAGGAAGTCCAGGTCTACCTGCGCGACGCCAGCGGCGCACCGGAAGGCTATGGCGAAGGCTGGACCGTGCGCAATACCACGGAATTGACGGAACCGGTCGACTTTTACCTGCGCGGCGAGGAATACTCGGCCCAGCTCGATTACTTCGTCCGTTGCATCGTCGACAAGCGCGCGGACGACAATGTCAACTCGTTCGCCTCGGCGCTGGCGACCGACCGCGTGATCTCGATGCTGATCGCCGACGCGGAAAAAGGTCCTGGCGTGCTGTCCGGCGATGCCTTGCCAGAACAGCCGAAAAAGAAAAAAGGTTTCTTTTTTGGCCGCTGACATGCCGCGCAGCAGGATTTCGATACGAAATATGAATGGAGCAGGAAATGGATCAACTCGATCGTTTGTTATTTGGTGATAATCAGTTCTTCGGTGTGAATCATATGTCGGAGGAAAAAGCGCGGGCCCAGGCCATGCGTTTCTAGGATATCAAGGCCGTTATCAAGGTGCTCGATAATGCCTACGATGAAGGGGTGAAATCCTTCATGTGCACGACCCATGACCGTATCGCACAGGTGTGCGATCACATGCGTGCCGACCCGGTGCGCTACAAGGACTTCAAATTCATGCCTTGCATGCCGTATGCCCACAAATATGCGAATGCCGTCACGGAAGACGGCATCATGGGCGCGCTCAAGCGTTTTACGCCCGATGAAGGCTTCCTGAATGCCGCCCTGCGTGGCGGCAAGGCATTGGCGACCAAGGATATCGAAGGCATCATTACCCTGCTGGTGGATGCGGAAATGAAGATGTTTGCCGGCCTGAATACGCCCGTGATCTTCCTGCAGAACGTGGTGGTCGACCTGCTGCTGGGCCTGGGCTTCAAGGACGCCTTCTCGATCTTCGCCAACCACGTGCGCAAGCGCTACAACGCCGAGCCCGGCTTCATCACGATGAACCTGCCGATGCTGCTCGACGTGCTCGAAGAGCAGGGCATCGACAACCCCATCGTCTGCTCGAACATCAACAAGGTGGGCTTCCGCATGTCCGGCGGCTTCGATGCCTACCAGAGCGCCTTGCGCGACCGCAAGTTCCGCGCGATCGCCATGTCCGTCTTCGCCTCGGGCGCGATCGCTCCCGAAGAAGCGATCGAATGGGTGTGCCAGCAGCCGAACATCGAATCCATCGTCTTTGGCGCCTCCAGTCGCGGCAATATCCGCAATACGCGCGAACTGGTGGACCGCTACTGGCCAGTGGCACAGGGGGAGGCATCATGAAGACGGTCTACCTGGTGGCCGGCGCACGGCCCAATTTCATGAAGATCGCGCCTATCGTGCGCGCGTTGCAAGGCCATGCGCGCCTGGCATTCAAGATCATCCACACGGGCCAGCACTATGACCGCGAGATGAACGACGTGTTTTTCGAAGAGTTGGGCATTCCCGAACCGGACGTCTTCATGGCGGCAGGCGGCGGCACGCACGCGGAACAGACGGGCAAGATCATGCTGGCCTTCGAACAGCTATGCAAGGCCGAACGGCCTGCCGCCGTGCTGGTGGTGGGCGACGTCAATTCCACGCTGGCTTGCTCCATCGCGGCGAAAAAGCTCGGCATTCCCGTGGCACACGTGGAGGCCGGCCTGCGCAGCGGCGACATGGGCATGCCGGAAGAGATCAACCGTCTCGTGACGGACAGTATCTCGGACTGGTTCTTCGTTACCGAGCCGAGCGCCGTCGAGCATTTGCGGCGCGAAGGCAAGCCGGATGCCGCCGTGCATTACGTGGGTCACGTAATGGTCGACAACGTGCTGTACCAGGCTGAAAAGCTGGGCCGCGAATCGCCGCGGCAATTTGAGGCGTCGGCCTTCAAGGCGGCGCACAGCGGCGCTGGAGCCCGCTATGGCGTGGTGACCCTGCATCGTCCGAGCAATGTCGACAGCGCCGAAGACATGCGCAAGGTGGCTGGCGCGCTGGTCGAGATCGCCGCAGAACTACCCCTGATCTTTCCCGTGCATCCGCGTACGCGCGCCAACCTCGACAAGTTTGGCATCGACCTGGGGCCGAACATCACGCTGGTGGGGCCGCAAAGCTACATGGCCTTCCTCGACCTGTGGAAGGATGCGGCGCTGGTGCTGACCGACAGCGGCGGCTTGCAGGAAGAAACCACGGCGCTTGGCGTGCCCTGCATCACGATACGCGAGACCACAGAGCGTCCCGTCACCGTCGACGAGGGCAGCAATGTCCTGGCTGGCACGGATCCGCTGCGCATCGTGGCCGAGGCGCGCAAGGTGCTGCGCGGCGAAGGCAAGCAGGGCCGCCGTCCGTATCTGTGGGATGGACAGGCCGCGCAGCGCATCGTGGCGCAACTGGACCAGGAACTGGCATAGGCAGCGGCAGGCAAGGGATAGGCTGAAAGAGGATTGGACGGGCGCACAGGGCGGACATGGATAGCGCCGCCCATGCACTTGCAAGATGGCCGATGGCTGGCGATACGCCGGACGGACGCCGCATCCACCTCAAACAACGATGGAAAGTGATCGACGATGAAAGCAATGATACTGGCTGCAGGCAAGGGTACTCGCGTGCGTCCCCTGACCTATGATTTACCGAAACCGATGATACCCATCCTGGGCAAGCCGGTGATGGCTTACCTGGTCGAGCATCTGTCCCGTTACGGCATTACCGAAATCATGGTCAATGTCAGCTATCTGCATGAAAAAATCGAGGAGTATTTCGGCGAGGGGCACCAGTTCGGCGTGCAGATCGGCTATTCCTTCGAAGGTTACACGAATGATGCAGGCGAAGTCGTGCCCGAGCCGCTGGGGTCGGCAGGCGGCATGAAGAAGATCCAGGAATTCGGCAACTTTTTCGATGAAACCACCATCGTGCTGTGCGGCGATGCCTTGATCGACCTCGACATCAAGTCTGCCCTGTTCGAACACCGCCGCAAGGGCGCGCTGGCGTCCGTCATCACGCTCGAAGTGCCGTGGGACAAGGTGTCGAGCTATGGCGTGGTGGTCAGCGATGCCGACGGCCGTATCCGCGCCTTCCAGGAAAAACCGGCGCAGGCCGATGCGTTGTCCAATTGCGTCAGCACGGGCATCTATATTTTCGAACCCGAAGTGCTGGAACTGATTCCCAGTGACCGGCCGTTCGATATCGGCTCGGAACTGTTCCCCTTGCTGGTCGAGAAGGGATTGCCTTTCTATGCGCAAAAACGCAACTACAACTGGATCGATATCGGCAGCGTCAAGGATTACTGGGAAGTGCTGCAAAGCGTGCTGATGGGGGAAGTGGCCCAGCTGGACGTGCCCGGTATCCAGATCGACGACGGCCTGTGGGTCGGCTTGAATACCAGCATCGACTGGAGTGGCGGCACGCGCATCGAAGGCCCCGTCTACATCGGTTCGGGCAGCCGCATCGAGGCGGGCGCGACGATCATCGGGCCGACGTGGATCGGCCACGGCAGTCACGTGTGCGCGGGCGCCGAAGTGGTGCGCAGCGTGCTGTTCGAGTACACGCGCGTGCTGCCCGGCGTGGTGCTCGATGAAATGATCGTCTTCAAGGATTACAGCGTCGACCGGGCCGGCGAGATGCGGCACGCATCGCAGTATGAGCCCGATGCCTGGGCCAATGCGCGCGACCGGCGCAACCGCCGGCGTGCCGAGATGTCCACGCAACTGCGCGCAGTCAAATAACCAGGAGCCCCGACATGAACATCTATCCAGTGATCTTGTCGGGAGGCTCCGGTAGCCGTCTATGGCCGCTGTCGCGCCAGGCGCTGCCCAAGCAATTGTTGCCGCTGGTATCAAGCCAGACGCTGCTGCAGGAAACCGTGTTGCGCGTGCGGGACCTGGGCGATGTCGGGCTGGCGGTCATGCCGCCGCTGCTGGTGTGCGGCAATGAGCACCGTTTCATGGTGGCTGAACAGCTGCGCCAGGTCGGCGTCGCGCCGCTGGCCATTCTGCTGGAGCCGCTGGGACGCAACACGGCACCGGCCGTGGCGGTCGCCGCGCAATATCTGCTGGCGCACGATGCCGATGCCCTGATGCTGATCATGCCGGCCGACCATCTGGTCGGCGACGTGGCCGCGTTTCACCAGGCGATCGCGCAAGCCGCGCCGCTGGCCGACGCGGGCGCGCTGGCCACCTTCGGCATCTTGCCGACCGCCGCCGAGACGGGCTACGGCTATATCCTTGCCGGCGCCTCCCTGCCTGGTTCGGCGCAAGGACGGCAGGTCGAGCGCTTCGTGGAAAAACCGGACTTGCCCACAGCCCGCGCATTTCTTTCCGATGACCGTTACCTGTGGAACAGCGGCATGTTCCTGTTGCGCGCCGCCGCCTGTCTCGGCGAGTTGCGGATGCTGGAACCTGCCATGCTGGGGGACTGCGAGCTGGCCGTCGCGCACGGCTGCCGCGACCTCGACTTTTTTCGCCTCGATCCTGCCGCCTTTGCCCGCTGCCGCAGCGTTTCGATCGACCATGCAGTGATGGAACACACGCAGCGGGCCGTGGTCGTGCCGGCCGCCATCGGCTGGAGCGATATCGGTTCCTGGTCGGCCCTGTGGCAAGCCTTGCCCGGCGACGAGCATGGCAATGTCGTGCGCGGCGATGCCTATCTCGATGGCGTGCACAATTGCCTGGTGCGTGCCGGCAGCCGCATGCTGGCCGTACTCGGGGTGGATGACCTGGTGATCGTCGAGACCGATGACGCCGTGCTGGTGGCGCACCGCGACCAGGTGCAGCGCGTGCGGCAGGTGGTCGAGCACCTGGAGCGGCATGCGCGCACGGAACACGTCCAGCACCGCCTCGTGTACCGGCCTTGGGGCAGCTACGAAGGCATCGATATGGGCGAGCGCTTCCAGGTCAAGCGCATCGTCGTCAATCCCGGCGGGCAACTGTCGCTGCAGATGCACCATCACCGCGCCGAGCATTGGGTAGTCGTGCGCGGCACGGCCCGGGTCACCTGTGGCGAGACTGTCAAATTACTGACGGAAAACGAATCCACCTACATTCCCATCGGTATGACGCATCGCCTGGAAAACCCCGGCAAGCTGCCGCTGCACCTGATCGAGGTGCAGACCGGCAGTTATCTGGGAGAGGACGATATCGTGCGCTATGCCGATGCCTACCAGCGCGCCTGAGGCTCAGGGCACGCGGTGCATTACGTCCGGCGTGCAGCCGCTCTTGACGACCTTGCCAGGGTTGCCCACCACGATGGAATACGGCGGGATGTCTTCCGTGACGACGGCGCCGCCTCCGATGCGGCTGCCGCGCCCGATGGTGATGCCGCCCGTGATGATGGCGTGCGGGCCGACCCACACCTCATCTTCCAGGGTCGGGTAGCCGGTGACGCGCTGGCCATCCCTGGCAATGCGGTCGCGACGGCCCAGCGTGACGCCATGGAACAGCGTGACATTGCGGCCGATGACGGCACCCGGGCTCATCACCATGCCCCAGCCATGCGTGAGGGCAAATCCGGGGCCTATCTGCGCCCTCCAAGGGAAATCCACCCCCGCCTGGCTGGCCGCATAACGATGCACGAGCTTGCAGAATGGAAGAAATACGGGCCACAGGCCGCGCGCCTGCGATACCGCCTGGCAGAGGCGGGCGGTGGCGACGACACGGAAGGTTCTACTGCGCAAGATTTCCTTGAAGGTCAAGGGCCAGCTGCTGCGACCGAATAGCCGATACGTGTCTGCCTTTAATGCTGTCCAGGTTGTCATACATTCACCACGTCTTCCCCTCCTGTTGTCGTTGGTACTGATTATATCTTTACTATGTTTGCGCACGCCACGGTAACAAGCCGGCATTCGAATTTGATGCCATAAAGAAACTATTCATTAAAAAAAGAATAAGCATATAAATTGCTTTATGATACTATTCTCCTTGGTTAAATTAATTCAATTCCCGTAGGCAACTTATTGTCTGCAATTACGTTTGGTGGAATCGCATGAAGAAACATATTTGCTCAGCTGTGGCCACCGTGGCATTTGCCGGTGCCGCCCTGTTTTCCCAGGCAGCAGCCGCCGCCGTTGTCGACATCAGCTCCGTGCCGACGGCCGTGATGCTGGCGAATGGCGGATCGCTGACCTTTGGCGACAAGTTTAAATCCGGCAATAAAGACAACTTTTTCAACGACCACTTCACGTTCAACGTGGCACAGTTCAGCAATGTGAGCCTGGTGGTCACGTCGACCAGCACGAGCGCGGCGAATGGCTTGAACCTGACGGGCCTGGGCCTGTACGACAGCGCCAATCACAGCCTGTTGCAGGGCGCGCAGGTATTGACGGGCAAGGATGACAAGTGGACCTTGTCTTTTGCCAACCTGGCGGCCGGTTCCTATTACGTCAAGGTTAGCGGCAACCTCGTTTCGGGCGCGGGCGCCACCTTCAGCGGCAACGGCAGTCTGGTGTCGGCTGTGCCGGAACCGGCAAGCTACGGCATGCTGCTGGGCGGCCTGGGTCTGCTGGGCTTCCTGGCGCGCCGCCGCCAGAAGTCTGCCTGAGCATCGCTGCACCGCTTTCCTTCCGCATTTTTATCTTGCGGCCAGCCTGTGCCGGCCGCTGTTTCCTTGGTGAAAAGTATGAACAAAATTCTCAAATCCCTGTTCCTGGCGATCATGCTGGCCGGCAGCAGCCTGGGCGCGCAAGCCGCCCCCGTCGACATCAGCCACGCGCCTGTCGACCTGACGCAGGACTTGCTCGATTATTCGGGCAGCAACCTGTTCGGCTCGTTTACGCTGGCACCGGGCCAGTTGGCCGGCGTCGAGCACAATTTCTTCAGCGACAAATTCCTGTTCACCTTGACCGGTAGTAATGATTTTAGCGGCCTGGCCACTTCCCTGAAGCCCAGTCTGAACTCGGGCCTGACCTTGACGGGTTTCAGTCTGAAGAATGCCGGCGGCGTCGTCTTGCAAGGAACGCTGGACCTGTTGAACTTCACGGCGGCGGACCAGGCCTGGGTCCTGTCGTCGAACACAGCGCCGCTGGGCGCCGGCGACTACTTCCTGGAAGTGAATGGCTACGTGGCCTCGGCGGCCGGCGGCAGCTATAGCGGCAACGTGTCCGTCAATCCCGTGCCGGAACCGGAAACCTATGCCATGTTGCTGGCAGGTCTGGGCCTTGTGGGTTTCATGGCGCGCCGCCGCAAGCAGCAGGCGTGATGGCCGTGGCGTGAACGGAAAAGCGGAGGCCTCGGCCTCCGTTTTTTTTTGCAGCGCTTCCGCGGCTATTTTCAAGGCTATAATTGTTGGCACCATGGGCGGCCTGCAAACGGCCGTTTTGATCAATCGCACGTGTATTTTTTCCCGGTACCCCATTGCGTATTTCATTCTGTCTGTCGCTGGCATTGCTGGCAAGTAGCGCCCATGGCGCCGCACCCGGCTTACAGCCGTCACAATTAGCCATCGTCATCAATGATGCTGAACCGAACAGTATCGAGGTGGGGGAGTATTACCGCCAGGCGCATGCCATTCCTGCCGCCAATATCGTGCATGTGCATATTCCAAACCGGCCGCGCAAGCTGAGCATGGACCAGTTCGCTCAACTGAAGGAGCGCATCGACGGCCAGCTGAAGCCAGGTATCCAGGCGGTGCTGATGGTATGGAGCGCGCCGTATGCGGTCGAATGCAATTCCATCACCTCGGCCTTTACCTTGGGATATGACGCCGGGCAGTGTTCGAAGAGCTGCGGCGCCGGCAAGCCCAGTACCTATTTCAGCAGCGATACGGCCCAGCCATTCAGCCAGCTGGGCATGCGTCTGTCGATGTTGCTGCCCATCGATTTTGTCGAAGAGGCCAAGGCGGTCGTCGATCGCGGCACGGCCAGCGGTTTTGCCGTGCCGGCCGCCAGTGCCTATTACCTGAACACGAGCGAAGGCGCGCGCAACAGCCGCGCGGCATTTTTTCCACCGGCCGGAGTGGTGCGCCAACGCAAGCTGACGATCAAGAACATGAAGGCCGATGTGCTGGAAGGCGCACAGGACATCATGGTGTACCAGACGGGCATGGCGAAGGTGGACAAGCTCGATACCTTGCGTTTTCTGCCGGGCGCTCTGGCCGACCACCTGACGTCGTTTGGCGGCGATTTGCAGGGCACGGCGCAGATGAGCAGCCAGCGTTGGCTGGAAGCGGGCGCGACCGCCAGTTACGGCACCGTCAGCGAGCCCTGTAATTATTGGCAGAAATTTCCTAACCCCACGGTGCTGCTGCGCCGCTACCTGAGCGGCATGACGGCGCTCGAAGCGTACTGGGGCAGCGTCGCCTGGCCGGCGCAGGGGCTGTTCATCGGCGATCCTCTGGCGGCGCCCTACGCCAGCTTCCGCCGCTGACGGCATGCTGGCGTGATTGAAGGCAAAAAAAATGGCTCGTATGAGCCATCTTTTTTATGCCTTGCCGTTGCGGCGGCGGCCGATCCAGCTCAGCAGTCCCAGGCCTGCCAGC
This window of the Janthinobacterium agaricidamnosum genome carries:
- a CDS encoding Gfo/Idh/MocA family protein; the protein is MIRLAVVGLGKMGLSHHSMINAHPGVTLAAVCDATGYMLDILGKYTGVKTYTDFDLMLSEQELDAVIIATPSSMHGKMVLAALNKNIHVFCEKPFCLDTEEGEQATRLAAEKGLVNQVGYHYRFVGAFQEVKRLLDVGVIGEVTHMLAEAYGPVVLKPKGSTWRTQRSEGGGCLYDYAAHPLNLLNWYFGAPRGVGGSVLNKIFSADTDDEVFSTLYYADGKSAQLSVNWSDESYRKMSTKISVWGKNGRITADRQEVQVYLRDASGAPEGYGEGWTVRNTTELTEPVDFYLRGEEYSAQLDYFVRCIVDKRADDNVNSFASALATDRVISMLIADAEKGPGVLSGDALPEQPKKKKGFFFGR
- the wecB gene encoding non-hydrolyzing UDP-N-acetylglucosamine 2-epimerase encodes the protein MKTVYLVAGARPNFMKIAPIVRALQGHARLAFKIIHTGQHYDREMNDVFFEELGIPEPDVFMAAGGGTHAEQTGKIMLAFEQLCKAERPAAVLVVGDVNSTLACSIAAKKLGIPVAHVEAGLRSGDMGMPEEINRLVTDSISDWFFVTEPSAVEHLRREGKPDAAVHYVGHVMVDNVLYQAEKLGRESPRQFEASAFKAAHSGAGARYGVVTLHRPSNVDSAEDMRKVAGALVEIAAELPLIFPVHPRTRANLDKFGIDLGPNITLVGPQSYMAFLDLWKDAALVLTDSGGLQEETTALGVPCITIRETTERPVTVDEGSNVLAGTDPLRIVAEARKVLRGEGKQGRRPYLWDGQAAQRIVAQLDQELA
- a CDS encoding sugar phosphate nucleotidyltransferase, coding for MKAMILAAGKGTRVRPLTYDLPKPMIPILGKPVMAYLVEHLSRYGITEIMVNVSYLHEKIEEYFGEGHQFGVQIGYSFEGYTNDAGEVVPEPLGSAGGMKKIQEFGNFFDETTIVLCGDALIDLDIKSALFEHRRKGALASVITLEVPWDKVSSYGVVVSDADGRIRAFQEKPAQADALSNCVSTGIYIFEPEVLELIPSDRPFDIGSELFPLLVEKGLPFYAQKRNYNWIDIGSVKDYWEVLQSVLMGEVAQLDVPGIQIDDGLWVGLNTSIDWSGGTRIEGPVYIGSGSRIEAGATIIGPTWIGHGSHVCAGAEVVRSVLFEYTRVLPGVVLDEMIVFKDYSVDRAGEMRHASQYEPDAWANARDRRNRRRAEMSTQLRAVK
- a CDS encoding mannose-1-phosphate guanylyltransferase/mannose-6-phosphate isomerase, whose protein sequence is MNIYPVILSGGSGSRLWPLSRQALPKQLLPLVSSQTLLQETVLRVRDLGDVGLAVMPPLLVCGNEHRFMVAEQLRQVGVAPLAILLEPLGRNTAPAVAVAAQYLLAHDADALMLIMPADHLVGDVAAFHQAIAQAAPLADAGALATFGILPTAAETGYGYILAGASLPGSAQGRQVERFVEKPDLPTARAFLSDDRYLWNSGMFLLRAAACLGELRMLEPAMLGDCELAVAHGCRDLDFFRLDPAAFARCRSVSIDHAVMEHTQRAVVVPAAIGWSDIGSWSALWQALPGDEHGNVVRGDAYLDGVHNCLVRAGSRMLAVLGVDDLVIVETDDAVLVAHRDQVQRVRQVVEHLERHARTEHVQHRLVYRPWGSYEGIDMGERFQVKRIVVNPGGQLSLQMHHHRAEHWVVVRGTARVTCGETVKLLTENESTYIPIGMTHRLENPGKLPLHLIEVQTGSYLGEDDIVRYADAYQRA
- a CDS encoding serine acetyltransferase; the protein is MRSRTFRVVATARLCQAVSQARGLWPVFLPFCKLVHRYAASQAGVDFPWRAQIGPGFALTHGWGMVMSPGAVIGRNVTLFHGVTLGRRDRIARDGQRVTGYPTLEDEVWVGPHAIITGGITIGRGSRIGGGAVVTEDIPPYSIVVGNPGKVVKSGCTPDVMHRVP
- a CDS encoding FxDxF family PEP-CTERM protein produces the protein MKKHICSAVATVAFAGAALFSQAAAAAVVDISSVPTAVMLANGGSLTFGDKFKSGNKDNFFNDHFTFNVAQFSNVSLVVTSTSTSAANGLNLTGLGLYDSANHSLLQGAQVLTGKDDKWTLSFANLAAGSYYVKVSGNLVSGAGATFSGNGSLVSAVPEPASYGMLLGGLGLLGFLARRRQKSA
- a CDS encoding FxDxF family PEP-CTERM protein is translated as MNKILKSLFLAIMLAGSSLGAQAAPVDISHAPVDLTQDLLDYSGSNLFGSFTLAPGQLAGVEHNFFSDKFLFTLTGSNDFSGLATSLKPSLNSGLTLTGFSLKNAGGVVLQGTLDLLNFTAADQAWVLSSNTAPLGAGDYFLEVNGYVASAAGGSYSGNVSVNPVPEPETYAMLLAGLGLVGFMARRRKQQA
- a CDS encoding TIGR03790 family protein, giving the protein MRISFCLSLALLASSAHGAAPGLQPSQLAIVINDAEPNSIEVGEYYRQAHAIPAANIVHVHIPNRPRKLSMDQFAQLKERIDGQLKPGIQAVLMVWSAPYAVECNSITSAFTLGYDAGQCSKSCGAGKPSTYFSSDTAQPFSQLGMRLSMLLPIDFVEEAKAVVDRGTASGFAVPAASAYYLNTSEGARNSRAAFFPPAGVVRQRKLTIKNMKADVLEGAQDIMVYQTGMAKVDKLDTLRFLPGALADHLTSFGGDLQGTAQMSSQRWLEAGATASYGTVSEPCNYWQKFPNPTVLLRRYLSGMTALEAYWGSVAWPAQGLFIGDPLAAPYASFRR